In Pseudoalteromonas carrageenovora IAM 12662, the following proteins share a genomic window:
- the mazG gene encoding nucleoside triphosphate pyrophosphohydrolase — translation MTDKNALTELLNIMQTLRDPNGGCPWDLKQDFKSIVPHTLEEAYEVADCIETNNLGELKNELGDLLFQIVFYAQLAKEQNLFDFDDVINQLSTKLVRRHPHVFNEQQALTDEQLAKQWQAIKAQERAEKASPVNTSLWQDIPANMPSLSKAKKIQQRVAGLGFDWPSYHGALDKVSEEVLEVKEALEHDPLSEHTAEEIGDLLFATVNVARHVKRDPEQLLRQANDKFSARFEKVQAYLIAQGKSLDTASLEEMDNAWDAIKKVK, via the coding sequence ATGACAGATAAAAACGCATTAACTGAGCTTTTAAATATTATGCAAACCTTGCGAGATCCTAACGGCGGGTGCCCGTGGGATCTTAAGCAAGATTTCAAATCAATTGTTCCTCATACCCTAGAAGAGGCGTACGAGGTTGCCGATTGCATAGAGACTAATAATTTAGGTGAGCTTAAAAATGAGCTTGGCGATTTACTTTTTCAAATTGTGTTTTATGCCCAGTTAGCTAAAGAGCAAAACTTATTTGATTTTGATGATGTTATAAATCAGCTAAGCACTAAACTTGTGCGCCGCCACCCTCATGTATTTAACGAGCAGCAAGCGTTAACTGACGAGCAGTTAGCAAAGCAATGGCAAGCAATTAAAGCACAAGAACGTGCTGAAAAAGCTTCACCGGTTAATACTTCGCTTTGGCAAGATATTCCGGCAAATATGCCAAGCCTTAGTAAAGCTAAAAAAATTCAGCAACGTGTTGCTGGCTTAGGGTTTGATTGGCCAAGCTATCATGGCGCACTTGATAAAGTGAGCGAAGAAGTATTAGAAGTAAAAGAAGCGCTCGAACACGATCCTCTATCTGAGCATACAGCAGAAGAAATAGGCGACTTACTGTTTGCCACTGTTAATGTTGCTCGCCATGTTAAACGCGACCCTGAACAACTTTTAAGACAAGCAAATGATAAGTTTTCAGCGCGGTTTGAAAAGGTACAAGCGTACTTAATTGCTCAAGGCAAAAGTTTAGATACTGCAAGCCTAGAAGAAATGGACAACGCGTGGGATGCCATTAAAAAAGTGAAATAG
- the relA gene encoding GTP diphosphokinase → MVATRQSHQQDESTDFSTRLSLLGLSEEKTELLNQAQALCDKCDNQSRQNTAIEMVEILAELNLDPESLATAYLTPYFLNDLISLEIIEEQLGNNIAMLLTGVAQMATISTLSHQGKGTMQVDNIRKMLLTMVEDVRAVVIKLAEQVCHLRNVKDADEEERVIAAKETADIFAPLANRLGIGQLKWELEDLSFRYLHPDTYKGIAKQLDDKRLAREAYMEDMVEQVKNRLSEAGIEAQVYGRPKHIYSIFKKMQQKNYEFDQLFDIRAMRIVVERLQDCYGALGIVHTNWRHLNKEFDDYVATPKQNGYQSIHTVVFGPEGKTVEIQIRTSDMHQDAELGVAAHWMYKEGALPGRGSGYEQKISWLRKLLQWQEEVVDGGDLAEELKNQVVEDRVYIFTPSGDIIDLPLGATPLDFAYYIHSNVGHRCIGAKVFGKIVPFTHQLSTGDQVEILTQKQPNPSRDWLNPSLGYIKSSRARAKIHHWFKQLDRDKNLSAGKEILDSELQKLDLTYKDLDPAIKRFNFKELDDLMVAIGAGDVRLNQMLNFVSDRTEDEPVIRFKAPSKVTGDKNGIVVDGVGSLMSHVAKCCRPVPGDQIIGYITQGRGIGVHKDDCDAFNNLKTQHPERVISVSWSDDINGSYALSIKIEASDRSGLIRDISSVLANEKVNVLNMNVNTVGADQLAVFTMQIEVHDLSGTNRVLSKLLQIEGVHDAKRSQ, encoded by the coding sequence ATGGTAGCTACACGACAATCACATCAACAAGATGAGAGTACAGACTTTAGCACGCGGCTTTCGTTACTTGGCTTGTCTGAGGAAAAAACAGAGCTACTAAATCAAGCCCAAGCCCTGTGCGATAAATGTGATAACCAAAGCCGGCAAAACACAGCAATCGAAATGGTAGAAATTTTAGCTGAGCTAAATCTTGACCCTGAATCGTTAGCTACTGCATATTTAACGCCTTATTTTTTAAATGATCTTATATCGCTTGAAATCATAGAAGAGCAGCTAGGTAATAACATTGCTATGCTGCTAACGGGTGTAGCGCAAATGGCCACTATTAGTACTTTATCGCACCAAGGTAAAGGCACTATGCAGGTCGATAATATCCGAAAAATGCTATTAACCATGGTTGAAGATGTACGCGCTGTTGTTATTAAACTTGCAGAGCAGGTATGTCATTTACGTAATGTAAAAGATGCCGACGAAGAAGAGCGAGTTATTGCCGCAAAAGAAACAGCCGATATTTTTGCACCACTTGCAAACCGTTTAGGAATAGGGCAATTAAAATGGGAGCTTGAAGATTTATCGTTCAGGTATTTACACCCAGATACCTACAAAGGCATTGCCAAACAGTTAGATGATAAACGACTTGCTCGCGAAGCCTATATGGAAGATATGGTTGAGCAGGTAAAAAACCGCTTAAGTGAGGCCGGTATAGAAGCGCAAGTGTACGGGCGGCCTAAACATATCTACAGCATTTTTAAAAAAATGCAGCAGAAAAACTACGAGTTTGATCAGCTTTTTGATATTCGCGCAATGCGTATTGTGGTTGAGCGTCTACAAGATTGTTACGGCGCGCTTGGCATAGTACATACAAACTGGCGTCATCTTAATAAAGAATTTGATGACTACGTTGCCACACCAAAGCAAAATGGTTATCAGTCTATTCATACTGTGGTATTTGGCCCTGAGGGCAAAACCGTAGAAATACAAATACGCACCAGCGATATGCATCAAGATGCTGAGCTAGGTGTTGCTGCGCACTGGATGTATAAAGAAGGCGCATTACCTGGACGAGGCTCAGGTTACGAGCAAAAAATTAGTTGGCTGCGTAAATTACTGCAATGGCAAGAAGAAGTCGTTGATGGGGGCGATTTAGCCGAAGAGCTAAAAAACCAAGTAGTAGAAGACCGTGTGTACATTTTTACCCCAAGTGGCGATATTATTGATTTACCATTAGGTGCTACACCGCTTGATTTTGCCTACTACATTCACTCAAACGTAGGTCACAGGTGCATAGGCGCTAAAGTATTTGGCAAAATAGTGCCGTTTACACATCAGTTATCAACGGGTGATCAAGTAGAGATACTGACTCAAAAGCAACCTAATCCAAGCCGAGACTGGCTTAATCCATCATTAGGTTATATTAAATCATCACGTGCAAGAGCTAAAATACATCACTGGTTTAAGCAGCTCGACCGCGATAAAAACCTAAGTGCGGGTAAAGAAATCCTCGACAGTGAGTTACAAAAGCTTGATTTAACCTACAAAGATTTAGATCCCGCCATCAAGCGCTTTAATTTTAAAGAGCTCGATGACTTAATGGTTGCCATTGGCGCAGGTGATGTACGCTTAAACCAAATGCTTAACTTTGTTAGCGACCGTACAGAAGATGAACCGGTTATACGTTTTAAAGCACCAAGTAAAGTAACGGGTGATAAAAACGGCATTGTAGTGGACGGTGTTGGTAGCTTAATGAGTCATGTAGCTAAGTGTTGTCGTCCTGTGCCTGGCGACCAAATAATTGGCTATATAACCCAAGGCCGTGGTATTGGTGTTCATAAAGATGACTGCGACGCATTTAATAACTTAAAAACACAGCATCCTGAACGCGTGATCTCAGTAAGTTGGTCTGACGATATTAATGGCTCTTATGCACTGAGCATAAAAATTGAGGCCAGCGATCGGTCTGGTTTAATCCGCGATATAAGCTCTGTGCTTGCTAATGAAAAGGTCAACGTATTAAACATGAACGTAAATACGGTTGGCGCAGACCAACTTGCCGTATTTACTATGCAAATTGAAGTACATGACTTATCAGGTACTAATCGAGTACTTTCAAAACTACTTCAGATTGAAGGTGTTCACGATGCTAAGCGCAGCCAATAA
- the rlmD gene encoding 23S rRNA (uracil(1939)-C(5))-methyltransferase RlmD yields the protein MAQIFKAKKKPLKQQTLELNITGIDHQGRGIAKHKNKVCFVSGALPNETVKATLVEDKAKYSSAKVIKVINASEFRTDAFCEHYNHCGGCQLQHLEVAQQVIEKQTAVTQLFNKFAKLKELNWQTPLLSKSTHYRRSARIAVMFDKAAKKMRVGYRASGSKNIVSINKCAVLNDVFANVFTLFDELINQHKALHSISHLQLCQSDEQNFVVIRHTKTINDEFKAIVEQAALNQQYTIVWQSESDVIDHSHLAMPFYYLKDLDLKFEFGLSNFIQVNAQVNEAMLKQAANWLNLNGDENLLDLFCGIGNFSLVLAKQAKSVIGVEGVTSAVAMAAQNAQTNQITNTQFHCFDLTQNMQNAQWFSKELDVLVLDPSRTGAMAVLEQLPLKQFKTILYVSCDPVTLARDSAIISQAGFDLNKIGLMNMFPHTGHIETMALFQRR from the coding sequence ATGGCGCAAATTTTTAAAGCGAAAAAAAAACCGCTTAAGCAACAAACATTAGAATTAAATATCACAGGTATAGATCACCAAGGGCGTGGTATTGCTAAGCATAAAAATAAAGTGTGTTTTGTAAGTGGTGCATTACCTAATGAAACGGTTAAAGCAACACTTGTTGAAGATAAAGCGAAATACAGTAGTGCTAAGGTAATAAAAGTAATAAACGCCAGTGAATTTAGAACAGATGCATTTTGCGAGCATTATAATCACTGCGGTGGTTGCCAGTTACAGCACCTAGAAGTTGCTCAGCAAGTTATTGAAAAGCAAACAGCGGTTACTCAATTATTTAATAAATTTGCTAAATTAAAAGAGCTGAATTGGCAAACTCCGCTATTGAGCAAATCAACTCATTACAGGCGCAGTGCTCGGATTGCCGTTATGTTTGATAAAGCCGCTAAAAAAATGCGTGTAGGCTACAGAGCCAGTGGCTCTAAAAACATTGTAAGTATTAATAAATGCGCGGTACTTAATGATGTTTTTGCAAATGTATTTACTCTTTTTGATGAGTTAATTAATCAACATAAAGCGCTTCACAGTATAAGTCACCTGCAGTTATGCCAAAGTGATGAGCAAAACTTTGTGGTTATTCGTCACACAAAAACAATTAACGATGAATTTAAGGCAATAGTTGAGCAAGCTGCACTTAACCAGCAATATACTATTGTATGGCAAAGCGAGAGTGACGTTATTGATCATTCGCACTTAGCGATGCCATTTTATTACCTTAAAGATTTAGATCTAAAATTTGAATTTGGTTTAAGTAATTTTATTCAAGTTAATGCGCAAGTTAACGAAGCTATGTTAAAGCAAGCTGCAAATTGGCTTAATTTAAATGGGGACGAAAATCTATTAGATTTGTTTTGTGGTATTGGTAATTTCTCATTAGTGTTGGCAAAACAAGCCAAATCGGTAATTGGTGTTGAAGGCGTCACTTCAGCTGTTGCAATGGCTGCTCAAAATGCGCAAACTAACCAAATTACTAATACGCAGTTTCATTGTTTTGATTTAACGCAAAATATGCAAAACGCGCAGTGGTTTAGTAAAGAGTTAGACGTACTCGTGCTTGACCCTTCTCGTACAGGTGCAATGGCTGTTTTGGAGCAATTACCACTGAAGCAGTTTAAAACTATTTTATATGTGTCTTGTGACCCTGTTACTTTAGCCCGTGACAGTGCAATTATTTCGCAAGCAGGCTTTGATCTTAATAAAATTGGGCTAATGAATATGTTCCCTCATACAGGGCATATCGAAACTATGGCGTTATTTCAACGGAGGTAA
- the barA gene encoding two-component sensor histidine kinase BarA, whose amino-acid sequence MTKLGLRDSVLTLTLIPTVIIGLLLGGYFTINRYIELDEILYQQGATISEPLAIALEQPMLEKNKQLLNRLISYTHNKHSPAIKSIAIFDKNNELLMTSNYHRSFDKLINQQTLQNLKTTHVQKNAELITFFTPVINHTSHDSKWDPSAFQSSLGTVILQLNKDQAVIGQQRALLISGIVIILSLVFAAILALRLSRMFMNPLNKLVLATDKLVEGKRNTGLTDSMIGEFELLREGLNTIAHTMVMQKDEMQKNIDQATSDYRETLEQYETSNIELSFAKKEAQDANRVKSDFLAKMSHELRTPLNGVIGFTRQLYKTPLNKNQKDYLDTIMLSANSLMTIISDILDFSKLEAGAMELESIQFQLRDAVNEVMTLLAPSAHEKQLELSIYINQHVPDDLTGDPTRFKQVLINLLSNAIKFTEKGSIKVDISHRLLDDERASLLVSVTDTGVGIPMAKRDSLFTPFGQADSSITRKFGGTGLGLIITKHIVEAMSGRITLNSAPGNGTCFTFNSVFNLPNHIFTNDLPSKSLIGKRILYLEPHEHTHHAVLSLLTQWQSNVTACFNETSFLDAIKNSEYKYDICLIGHMASVDDMQQLKSYVKAVRESTDYLYLMLNTVSHNMREAFIGSGADACLSKPLNHRKLCEVLAAPYRLDHPTHNIEQNEQALLPLKVLVVDDNDANLKLICTLLKEQVEVVETAHNGSQAYSLSKSHKYDVIFMDIQMPIMDGITACKLIRESSLNEDTPIIAVTAHALHSEKEQLLKDGFKGYLTKPIDEDMLSQIICDHSPQTPINRDKAKIDIPQSPAPFQSTRIDWAQALQRAGGKSELALEMLNMLLLSVPETLTLLAKAIESNDCKQVLSIVHKFHGACCYTGVPKLKSLAETIETSLKSECILENIEPELFELQDELENLLADANVTELQR is encoded by the coding sequence ATGACCAAATTAGGCTTACGCGATTCTGTTTTAACACTGACCCTGATCCCAACGGTGATCATAGGATTACTACTTGGTGGCTATTTTACAATAAATCGTTACATTGAGCTTGATGAAATTTTATATCAACAAGGCGCAACTATTTCTGAGCCGCTTGCTATTGCCCTTGAGCAACCTATGCTTGAAAAAAACAAACAATTATTAAATCGCCTTATTAGCTATACACATAACAAACACTCCCCTGCAATCAAATCGATAGCGATTTTTGATAAAAATAATGAGCTGTTAATGACCAGTAATTACCACCGCTCATTTGACAAGCTTATTAACCAGCAAACACTACAAAATTTAAAAACGACTCATGTGCAAAAAAATGCAGAGCTCATCACTTTTTTTACGCCAGTCATTAACCATACAAGTCATGATTCTAAATGGGACCCTTCGGCTTTTCAGTCATCACTTGGTACTGTAATTTTACAATTAAATAAAGACCAAGCCGTTATTGGCCAGCAACGAGCGCTATTAATTAGCGGTATTGTTATTATTTTGTCGCTGGTGTTTGCCGCTATTTTGGCATTAAGACTTAGCCGTATGTTTATGAACCCTCTTAATAAGTTAGTACTTGCCACCGACAAACTTGTTGAAGGAAAAAGAAACACTGGCTTAACCGATAGCATGATTGGTGAATTTGAGCTGCTACGCGAAGGTTTAAATACCATTGCTCACACTATGGTGATGCAAAAAGATGAGATGCAAAAAAATATTGACCAAGCAACCAGCGACTACCGTGAAACACTTGAGCAATATGAAACCTCAAATATAGAACTCTCATTTGCTAAAAAAGAAGCGCAAGACGCTAACCGAGTTAAATCAGACTTTTTAGCTAAAATGAGTCACGAGCTGCGCACTCCGCTTAATGGTGTTATTGGCTTTACCCGCCAACTTTATAAAACGCCACTTAATAAAAATCAAAAAGATTACCTTGATACAATTATGCTCTCGGCAAATAGTTTAATGACCATAATTAGCGATATTTTAGATTTTTCTAAACTTGAAGCGGGTGCAATGGAGCTTGAGTCAATTCAGTTTCAACTTCGCGATGCTGTTAATGAGGTAATGACATTACTAGCGCCTAGTGCACACGAAAAACAATTAGAGTTATCTATATACATAAACCAGCACGTGCCAGATGATTTAACCGGCGACCCAACGCGCTTTAAACAAGTTTTAATAAACCTTTTAAGCAACGCGATTAAGTTTACTGAGAAAGGCTCAATTAAGGTCGATATAAGTCACCGGTTACTCGATGACGAGCGTGCTTCTTTATTGGTTTCGGTAACCGATACTGGTGTGGGTATCCCTATGGCCAAAAGGGATTCACTATTCACCCCTTTTGGCCAAGCAGATTCAAGTATTACACGTAAATTTGGTGGCACAGGCCTGGGGCTTATTATTACCAAGCATATAGTTGAGGCGATGAGCGGCCGCATTACATTAAACTCAGCACCAGGTAACGGCACATGTTTTACATTCAATAGTGTATTTAACTTACCAAACCATATATTTACTAACGACTTACCATCGAAATCGCTCATTGGTAAGCGTATTTTATATTTAGAGCCGCATGAACATACACACCATGCAGTGCTTTCATTATTAACTCAGTGGCAATCAAACGTAACAGCGTGCTTTAACGAGACCAGCTTTTTAGATGCTATTAAAAATAGCGAATATAAATATGATATTTGTTTAATTGGCCATATGGCGTCTGTTGATGATATGCAGCAGCTAAAAAGCTATGTAAAAGCCGTACGCGAATCAACCGACTACTTATATTTAATGCTTAATACTGTATCGCACAACATGCGAGAAGCGTTTATAGGCAGTGGCGCTGACGCTTGTTTGAGTAAACCGCTTAATCACCGTAAGTTATGTGAAGTACTTGCTGCGCCTTATAGACTTGATCACCCTACTCATAATATTGAGCAAAATGAGCAAGCTTTATTACCATTAAAAGTGCTTGTTGTTGACGATAACGACGCTAACTTAAAACTTATTTGTACGTTATTAAAAGAGCAAGTAGAGGTTGTAGAAACCGCTCATAATGGCTCTCAAGCATACAGCTTAAGCAAAAGTCATAAGTACGATGTGATATTTATGGATATACAAATGCCAATAATGGATGGCATTACCGCATGTAAGCTTATTCGCGAATCATCATTAAATGAAGATACACCTATTATTGCAGTAACAGCCCATGCGCTTCACAGTGAAAAAGAACAACTTTTAAAAGATGGTTTTAAAGGCTATTTAACTAAGCCTATTGATGAGGATATGTTAAGCCAAATTATTTGCGATCATAGCCCACAAACACCTATAAACCGTGATAAAGCTAAAATAGATATTCCACAAAGCCCTGCTCCATTTCAAAGTACTCGAATTGACTGGGCGCAGGCATTGCAACGTGCTGGCGGCAAAAGCGAGTTAGCACTCGAGATGCTTAATATGCTACTGCTAAGTGTGCCTGAAACACTCACACTCCTTGCTAAAGCTATTGAAAGTAATGATTGTAAGCAAGTACTTAGCATAGTGCACAAGTTTCATGGTGCATGTTGTTACACCGGCGTACCTAAGCTTAAATCACTAGCAGAAACCATTGAAACATCACTCAAAAGTGAATGCATACTAGAGAATATTGAACCTGAGTTATTTGAGCTTCAAGATGAGCTTGAAAATTTATTAGCTGATGCCAATGTCACCGAGCTTCAACGCTAG
- the pdxJ gene encoding pyridoxine 5'-phosphate synthase, protein MKDILLGVNVDHIATLRQARGTNYPDPAHAASVAEHAGADGITIHLREDRRHIQDRDVYVMAKTIQTRMNLETAVTDEMIKIALEVKPEYVCLVPEKREELTTEGGLNVAGNIDKIKAATKTLGDAGIKVSLFIDADKVQLDAAKECGAPFVEIHTGAYADATNDTDLHKELEHIREGVKYAASIGLIVNAGHGLHYHNVKPIAEMPEIYELNIGHAIIARAAIDGLDKAVRDMKRLMIEARM, encoded by the coding sequence ATGAAAGATATTCTTTTAGGTGTAAACGTAGATCATATTGCAACACTTCGCCAAGCACGTGGAACAAACTACCCAGATCCGGCTCACGCAGCCAGTGTAGCTGAGCACGCAGGTGCTGATGGCATTACGATTCATTTACGTGAAGACAGACGCCATATTCAAGACCGTGACGTTTATGTAATGGCTAAAACTATTCAAACTCGTATGAATCTTGAAACCGCTGTTACCGATGAAATGATAAAAATAGCGCTTGAAGTAAAACCTGAGTACGTGTGTTTAGTACCTGAAAAACGTGAAGAGCTAACGACTGAGGGTGGCTTAAATGTAGCTGGCAATATAGATAAAATTAAAGCTGCGACTAAAACTCTTGGTGATGCGGGTATTAAAGTATCGCTATTTATTGATGCAGATAAAGTGCAGTTAGACGCAGCAAAAGAATGTGGCGCTCCATTTGTTGAAATACACACTGGCGCATATGCCGACGCTACTAATGACACTGACTTACATAAAGAGCTTGAGCACATTCGCGAAGGCGTTAAATATGCAGCAAGCATAGGCTTAATTGTAAATGCAGGACATGGCCTTCATTATCATAACGTTAAGCCAATTGCTGAAATGCCCGAAATATACGAGCTAAACATTGGCCACGCTATTATAGCTCGTGCAGCTATAGATGGCCTTGATAAAGCCGTGCGCGATATGAAGCGATTAATGATTGAAGCAAGAATGTAA
- the recO gene encoding DNA repair protein RecO → MDSDFYTAYLLHRRPYSDSQVMLDMLVEGVGQLRMLARISGRQATKHKAQLQPFQALLVHYSGKYDLKYINKFELHGNPHYLKGDELYCGFYLNELTNRIVPVNEPIEQVFELYKSHLGNLNSGANLQAVLRSYEFQLLELLGYGVDFSFDASGEPIDEALTYSYFPELGFLMQDDVRSGFSGKQLNAIANHDFSQSDVLYMAKQLSRYLLKPLLGSKPLKSRELFMASQ, encoded by the coding sequence ATGGATAGCGACTTCTACACAGCGTATTTGTTACATCGGCGTCCTTATAGTGACTCCCAAGTAATGCTTGATATGCTGGTAGAGGGCGTGGGCCAGTTAAGAATGCTGGCGCGAATTAGTGGCCGCCAGGCCACTAAGCATAAAGCACAACTTCAGCCGTTTCAGGCATTACTTGTTCACTACAGCGGCAAGTATGATTTAAAATATATCAATAAATTCGAATTACATGGTAACCCGCATTATTTAAAAGGTGACGAGTTATACTGTGGTTTTTATTTAAATGAATTAACTAATCGTATTGTGCCTGTTAATGAACCCATTGAACAAGTATTTGAACTTTACAAATCTCACCTTGGTAACCTTAATAGCGGTGCTAATTTGCAAGCTGTGCTGCGCTCATACGAGTTTCAATTGTTAGAGCTTTTAGGCTACGGTGTCGATTTTAGTTTTGACGCAAGCGGTGAGCCAATAGACGAAGCGCTTACGTATAGCTATTTCCCTGAGCTTGGTTTTTTAATGCAAGACGATGTACGCTCAGGATTTAGTGGTAAACAGCTTAATGCAATTGCAAATCATGACTTTAGCCAAAGCGATGTGCTATATATGGCAAAGCAATTAAGTCGCTATTTATTAAAGCCCTTACTAGGTAGTAAACCATTAAAAAGCCGTGAGCTATTTATGGCCTCTCAATAA
- the era gene encoding GTPase Era — MNLDTLIQPHEGDVDTFCGMVAIVGRPNVGKSTLLNEIIEQKVSITSRKPQTTRHRIMGIHTEGKHQAVYIDTPGLHVEEKRAINRLMNRAASSSIGDVELIIFVVEGTHWNADDEMVLNKVSQSGKPVLLVINKIDQVKNRDLVLPHMKELGDKFDFVGIMPVSATQGKNVDLIKAEVTKRLPPCEFYFPEDYVTDRSMRFMAAEVIREKLMRFMGEELPYSVTVEIEQFKWQENGVWHINGLILVERETQKRMVIGNKGEKLKTIGREARKDIEEMLDNKVFLELWVKVKSGWADDERALRSLGYGED; from the coding sequence ATGAACCTTGATACCTTAATACAACCTCATGAAGGTGATGTAGATACATTTTGTGGAATGGTTGCCATTGTTGGTCGCCCAAACGTAGGTAAATCAACTTTGCTTAATGAAATCATTGAGCAAAAAGTAAGTATTACCTCGCGCAAACCACAAACTACACGCCACCGTATTATGGGTATTCATACCGAAGGTAAACACCAAGCGGTATACATAGATACACCAGGTCTTCACGTTGAAGAAAAGCGTGCTATTAACCGTTTAATGAACCGTGCAGCGTCTAGTTCAATTGGTGATGTAGAGCTTATTATTTTTGTTGTTGAAGGCACTCATTGGAATGCTGATGACGAAATGGTACTTAATAAGGTGTCGCAAAGTGGTAAGCCGGTATTATTGGTTATAAATAAAATTGACCAAGTTAAAAACCGCGATTTAGTGCTACCTCACATGAAAGAGCTTGGTGACAAGTTTGATTTTGTTGGCATTATGCCAGTATCGGCAACACAAGGTAAAAACGTTGATTTGATCAAAGCAGAAGTAACTAAACGCTTACCTCCTTGTGAGTTTTACTTCCCTGAAGATTACGTTACCGATCGTTCTATGCGCTTTATGGCAGCAGAGGTTATTCGTGAAAAGCTAATGCGCTTCATGGGTGAAGAACTTCCATATTCTGTAACTGTTGAAATAGAGCAGTTTAAATGGCAAGAAAACGGTGTATGGCATATCAACGGGTTAATACTTGTTGAGCGTGAAACACAAAAGCGCATGGTAATCGGTAATAAAGGCGAAAAGCTAAAAACGATTGGCCGTGAAGCCCGTAAAGACATTGAAGAAATGCTCGACAACAAAGTATTTTTAGAACTTTGGGTAAAAGTTAAATCTGGTTGGGCTGATGACGAACGAGCACTTAGAAGCTTAGGTTACGGTGAAGACTAA